The nucleotide window GCTGCATTGGCTCCTTCTCTTGAATACGCTAAATCGAGGGGTAAAAAGGTTGTTATAGCTACTAATGTTCATCAACAGATGAAGCAGTTTATTGATGAGGCGAGTGAGATTTATGAGACCTCTGATATTAAGACTGTTGTTTTTCAAGGTAAGACTAAACTTTGTATTGAGGATATGGGGTATGGTGAGTGTCAGGCCTTAAAGGAAGAGACTTATGAGTTATATAGGTTGAGGAAGGAGCGTAATGAACTTAAGTATGAAGTTAAGGGTTCTAGTAGTGGTTCTAGAGATAAGAAAATAGAGTTGTTGAAAGAGATTGATAGGGAGATTAGTGAAAAGGAGTCTAATAGTTGTGTTCCGTTGTTGAATACTCTTAAGGGGGATGGTGATTTTGAGTCCTGGGTTTTTAGTGATGTTCGAGGTCCTGGGGATGTTGTTGATTGGTGTTCTGTTAGAGAGCGCTGTCCTTATGAGGAGTTGAAGAAGGGTCTTGAAGAGGCTGAGCTTATTATATGTAATTATCGTCATATTATGGATCCTGTAACGCTTTCCAGGTTTTCTGAATGGCTTGGGGAGGAGGGGGATCCTTTTAGTGAGGCTATATTGATTCTTGATGAAGCACATAATCTTAGTCAGGTTGCTAGAGATATTTATTCACGTCGTATTGCTCTTAAAACTATTAAAAAGGCTTTAAGTGAGGTTAGGGATGAAAAAACCCGTAACTTGGTTGATGGAGATTTTGGTGAGGTTGAAACTCTATTTAAATTGCTTTTTAATTCTATAAAAAAGATGGAGCCAAACAAAATATGGGAAGGATATAATGAAGTTAAAGTTCAGGACCCTGAGTCGCCTCGGAGTAAGGATAGAATAACTAAGTCGTTAAAGGAAGATGGTGGTCGGGTTGAAAAGAAATTGAATAAGGCTTTGATGATTGGTAATGAACTTGAATCGATATATGAAGAGGAGTTTAAAGCTAAAAAAAGGTCTCGTAAAAAGGTTTGTTATATTCAGGTTGTTGCTGAGTTTTTGCTAAATTATCTTCAGAATGCAAGTAGTTCTGATTACTATCCTTATCTGGAGTTTGAGAAAAATGGGGGGGAGGTTGGAGCTAGGTTAGGCCTGTTTAACTGTGCTCCGGAAGACATGGTTGGCTCACTTTTGAACTCCACTCATTCAACTATAATGATGTCAGCTACATTACGTCCTTTCAGCCATATCCGGAAGTCATATGGATTTACCGATACTCTAGATCTGGCGTATCCAATGAATTTTCCTATTGAAAATAGGCAGACCCTAGCGGTTGATACTCATGCTCTTTTTTCTAAAAACCGTAAGGACGAGATGGTTGTTACTGAGGTTTCAAAGATTTTAAGAGACATTATTTCAGATACACCTGGGAATGTCTTGGTTTTTTTCCCAAACTGGGGTGAAGCAAAAAAATACTATGACTCCGTTGACACAGATGTTGAGAAATTCCTTGATATGCGGGGAGAGTCGTCTGTCGAGGTTAGGGACCGTTTCTTTGAGATTGGTGAAGGTGGTGGAAAATCTGCGCTTTTCTCTTATATCTGGGGTACTTTGTCTGAAGGACTGGATTATAGCGATAATCGCGTTAGAACTGTTGTTATTGTAGGTGTTCCATATCCCTTACTTGATGACAAAATGAAGGCTATACAGAATTCTTATCAAAAAAGGTATGGTGATGGATGGAAATATGGTGTTGAGGTTCCTACAGTTAGAAAGGTTAGACAAGCAATTGGTAGGGCTGTTAGGTCTCCAACAGACAAAGCGTCTAGAGTTCTTTTGGATAAACGATATACACCAAGTTCAAGTAGGAATATGGGTAAATACTCTTTCTACACTAGTCTTCCAAAAGAGCTTAGGGAAGAAATAAAAGAAGTTAGGCCTGAAGAAGTTGGATCCACGATAAATAGTTTCTTTAGTGACTAACTTGATTTACTGTGGATTGTTTTGTGGTTTGGTTTAAATTAACTGTATTTTGGTTGTTTTAATGGCTGTTTGGGCTTTAAAACAGATAAAATAAGTTTGTTGAGACTGGTTTTAACAGTCTCCATTTTTTATTTTTTGGGTTTTTGGTTGTGTTGTTGGGGGAAGTTTTTTTATTTTTCTTTAGCTTCCTTTTTCTTTCATTGCTTCTTGTATTTTCTTTTTGATTTCTTCTTCTGTTTTTCCTTCTATGTCGATTCCGAGGTCCTTGGCTATATTTTCTATGTTGAGGTCGCCTTCTTCGTTTCCTTCTGGTTCGCTTTCAAGTGTTTCGTATTCTGCTTTTTTGACCTCTTGTTCCATTTCGCTCCTTGCTTTTTTGAATTCTCCCATTGCTGTACCCATTGATCGGGCTAGTTTTGGGAGTTTACTTGCTCCGAAGAGCAATAGTATTACAAGGAATATGATAACCCATTCGGTGAGTCCTATTCCAAGGGGACCTCCGGCGAGTATTGATAACTCCATAATAATTACACCTTAGAGTTTGGTGTTCTTAATTTAATATAAATATTTCTTTTAAAACTTTTTTTTGGGTAGGTTTGTGTTTGGGCTGAAAAAGTTTAAAAACTTATATCTTCTATTGATGGTTGATGTCTATTGTTATTAGTTTAGGTGGTTCGATACTGGCTCCAGACCTTGATAGTTCTAGGTTTAGTGAATATTCTAGGGTGTTGAAGGATATATCTTTTGAAGATGATCTTGTTGTGGTGACTGGTGGTGGTGAGATGGCTAGGGAGTATATTGATATTGCGAGGGGTCTTGGTTCTAATGAGGCTTTTTGTGATTCTATTGGTATTGAGGTTACTCGTTTGAATGCTAGGTTATTGATTAGTGCTTTAGGTGAGGGGGTTTTTCCGGAGCCTCCAGGTTCTTATGATGCTGCTTTAAGGGCTTTTTCTGTTAGTGATGTTGTTGTTATGGGTGGTGTTTCGCCTGGTCAGTCAACTGATGCTGTTTCTGCTTTGATTGCTGAGTATGTTGATGCAGAGTTGTTGGTTTTTGCAACTTCTGTTGATGGTGTTTATAGTTCGGATCCTCGTTTTAATGATGATGCTGAGAAGCTTGATAGGATCTCTCCTGATCGTCTTGTTGAGATTGTTATGGAGACTGAGATTAAGGCTGGTGCAAAGGGTGTTGTTGATCCTCTTGCTTCGAAGATTATTGAGCGTTCTGAGATACCTACTGTTGTTTTAGATGGGAGTGAGCCTGAGAAGGTTAGGTCGGTTGTTTTGGATGGTGTGCATGAGGGTACTCTTGTTGTTTCTGAGAGTTATGAGGGTGTTTTGGGTTAGTTTAGTTGGTTTTATTTTGTTTGTTTTTGTATTTCTTTGGCGAAGTAGTTGACAGTGTCTTTTATTATTTTTTCTCCTATTTTTTTGGTTGCTTTTTCTGGGTTTCCTAGGACTCCTGTTTTTGTGTATGCTTTTAGGCCTTCTGTGAATATTGTGGAGGAGTTTATTTCTCCGGTGTATCCTTTCTTGATGTTTTGTTTTTTGATTAATTCTGGGTGTTCTGATAGTAGTATTGATGTTTCTGCTGCTCCTGCGTGGTTTATGTCTCCTGGTTTGATTCCATGGTTTTTTGTTGAGTCGTTCCAGACTTTTATGTGTTTTTCGAAGCTTGATAGTGGTATTATTTTTGTTCCGTCGAGTTTTTTTGAAATTTCGGGGGCTATTGTTGTGACGGGGGCGCAGTTTCCGCCGTGTGTTGAGATTATTGCTATGTTTTTGAATCCATGGTTTGCTAGTGATGTGCAGTAGTCTTTGATGAGCTCCATTAATGTGTGTGGTTTGATTGTTATTGTTCCTTTGAAGTCCATGTGGTGGTCGCTGCATCCTACTTGGATTGTTGGTGCCATTAGTGCGTTTGTTTTTCTTGCTATTTTTTCTCCTAATATTTCTCCTATTAATGCGTCTGTTGCGGTTGGTAGGTGTGGGCCGTGTTGTTCTGTTGAGCCTACCATTATTATTGCTGTTTCGACTCCGTTTTTTATTGATTTTTCTATTTCTTTTGTGGTCATTTCTTCTATTTTGACTTTTTTTGGTTTTTCCATCTGTTTTTTCTCCCTTTCTGTTTTTCTGTTTGTAGTTATTTTTGTTTTTGTTGTATTTGTTTTCTCAGATATTTTTATAAAACAATAATTATAATTATTGTTTGTTAGCTTTTGATGTCTGTGGTTTTGTTTGTGTTTTTCACTCCCTATAACAACGTTTTTATTCGTTAATTGTCGAAGCAAAGTTTTATATATGTTCAAATTTCATGATTATTCGTGATAAATAGGCCATGGAGGCCCCATAAAACACCATAGAGGAACACAAATGACTGAAAAAAAAATATTACTAGCAACCGATGGATCAAAACCCGCCCTAATGGCCACCA belongs to Methanonatronarchaeum sp. AMET-Sl and includes:
- a CDS encoding ATP-dependent DNA helicase, producing MTDYLDFFPKEKPYSSQLDAMEKISRGVSRGRVILFEGACGTGKTLAALAPSLEYAKSRGKKVVIATNVHQQMKQFIDEASEIYETSDIKTVVFQGKTKLCIEDMGYGECQALKEETYELYRLRKERNELKYEVKGSSSGSRDKKIELLKEIDREISEKESNSCVPLLNTLKGDGDFESWVFSDVRGPGDVVDWCSVRERCPYEELKKGLEEAELIICNYRHIMDPVTLSRFSEWLGEEGDPFSEAILILDEAHNLSQVARDIYSRRIALKTIKKALSEVRDEKTRNLVDGDFGEVETLFKLLFNSIKKMEPNKIWEGYNEVKVQDPESPRSKDRITKSLKEDGGRVEKKLNKALMIGNELESIYEEEFKAKKRSRKKVCYIQVVAEFLLNYLQNASSSDYYPYLEFEKNGGEVGARLGLFNCAPEDMVGSLLNSTHSTIMMSATLRPFSHIRKSYGFTDTLDLAYPMNFPIENRQTLAVDTHALFSKNRKDEMVVTEVSKILRDIISDTPGNVLVFFPNWGEAKKYYDSVDTDVEKFLDMRGESSVEVRDRFFEIGEGGGKSALFSYIWGTLSEGLDYSDNRVRTVVIVGVPYPLLDDKMKAIQNSYQKRYGDGWKYGVEVPTVRKVRQAIGRAVRSPTDKASRVLLDKRYTPSSSRNMGKYSFYTSLPKELREEIKEVRPEEVGSTINSFFSD
- a CDS encoding twin-arginine translocase TatA/TatE family subunit, translating into MELSILAGGPLGIGLTEWVIIFLVILLLFGASKLPKLARSMGTAMGEFKKARSEMEQEVKKAEYETLESEPEGNEEGDLNIENIAKDLGIDIEGKTEEEIKKKIQEAMKEKGS
- the pyrH gene encoding UMP kinase, which gives rise to MSIVISLGGSILAPDLDSSRFSEYSRVLKDISFEDDLVVVTGGGEMAREYIDIARGLGSNEAFCDSIGIEVTRLNARLLISALGEGVFPEPPGSYDAALRAFSVSDVVVMGGVSPGQSTDAVSALIAEYVDAELLVFATSVDGVYSSDPRFNDDAEKLDRISPDRLVEIVMETEIKAGAKGVVDPLASKIIERSEIPTVVLDGSEPEKVRSVVLDGVHEGTLVVSESYEGVLG
- a CDS encoding creatininase family protein, producing MEKPKKVKIEEMTTKEIEKSIKNGVETAIIMVGSTEQHGPHLPTATDALIGEILGEKIARKTNALMAPTIQVGCSDHHMDFKGTITIKPHTLMELIKDYCTSLANHGFKNIAIISTHGGNCAPVTTIAPEISKKLDGTKIIPLSSFEKHIKVWNDSTKNHGIKPGDINHAGAAETSILLSEHPELIKKQNIKKGYTGEINSSTIFTEGLKAYTKTGVLGNPEKATKKIGEKIIKDTVNYFAKEIQKQTK